One window of Mesorhizobium loti R88b genomic DNA carries:
- a CDS encoding diacylglycerol/lipid kinase family protein codes for MKVGVVLNPIAGGGRLKRHWPEVAASLKKHFGDFELRETQAEGDAERLAIDLAVSGFDLVIAAGGDGTASEVADGLLQASEESGKTTELGLLPCGTGIDFARGLGLPKEVDATLKQIAGAKPRKVDAGRICYIDDHGALASRHFINIASLGLSGATDRAVNADKRKGKMSAKVLFLWRTVVEFIRYRFQDVRITVDDGAPVEARMALVAVANGKFFGGGMMIAPDAELTDGQFDIVILRAAGKLKLIWDIRLLYGGRHRSHPAITILRGMKVVVEPLGDVEKNGALVDIDGESPGRIPATFEILPGALTLRY; via the coding sequence TTGAAAGTCGGGGTGGTACTCAATCCGATTGCCGGTGGCGGCCGGCTGAAACGGCATTGGCCCGAGGTTGCCGCCTCGCTGAAAAAGCATTTTGGCGATTTCGAGCTGCGCGAGACGCAAGCCGAGGGCGATGCCGAACGGCTGGCCATCGACCTCGCCGTCAGCGGCTTCGATCTGGTGATCGCCGCCGGCGGGGACGGCACGGCGAGCGAGGTGGCCGACGGGCTGCTGCAGGCATCCGAAGAGAGCGGCAAGACGACCGAGCTTGGCCTGCTGCCATGCGGCACGGGTATCGATTTCGCGCGCGGCCTCGGCCTGCCGAAGGAGGTGGACGCGACTCTGAAGCAGATTGCCGGCGCCAAGCCTCGCAAGGTCGATGCCGGCCGCATCTGTTACATAGACGACCATGGCGCGCTGGCCAGCCGTCACTTCATCAACATTGCCAGCCTCGGCCTCTCAGGTGCGACGGACCGCGCGGTCAATGCCGACAAGCGCAAGGGCAAGATGTCGGCCAAGGTTCTGTTCCTGTGGCGCACCGTGGTCGAGTTCATCCGCTACCGTTTCCAGGATGTGCGGATCACCGTCGATGATGGCGCCCCGGTCGAGGCGCGCATGGCGCTGGTTGCGGTGGCCAATGGCAAATTCTTCGGCGGCGGCATGATGATCGCGCCGGATGCCGAACTGACCGACGGGCAATTCGACATCGTCATCCTGCGCGCGGCGGGCAAGCTGAAGCTGATCTGGGATATCCGCCTGCTCTATGGCGGCCGGCATCGCAGCCATCCGGCAATCACCATCCTGCGCGGTATGAAAGTGGTTGTGGAACCGCTCGGCGATGTCGAGAAGAATGGCGCACTGGTCGACATAGACGGCGAGTCGCCCGGACGCATACCGGCGACCTTCGAGATCCTGCCGGGCGCGCTGACGCTCAGATATTGA